From one Bacteroidia bacterium genomic stretch:
- a CDS encoding glycosyltransferase family 4 protein translates to MKITYIVPGFGGTFYCGNCLRDSAFSKALKAQGHDSITLPLYLPHSIEEFAHQSEVPVFYGAVNIYLKQNFKLFRKMPKWLYKFFNSPFILKYAAKKSGSTRAEGLEEMTISMLKGADGFQTEELNQLIYYLKHHEKPDVVHLSNALLMGLAAKIKEELNVPVFCSLQDEDVWINAMQEHYKPKLWQLMSEKAKDIDAFIAVSDFFKNIMQKNMQIEEEKLHVIHLGVNPEMYNVHSPAQNPQAIGYLSRMNEENGFEIVIDAFIKIKTQPELSNLKLILTGGKTSDDNKFIQKQINKLEKNKVLQFVEFVDDFRTSVLDEFFNKITVLSVPVLNGEAFGLYQLESLASGIPIVQPDLAAFPEIVEISKAGAIYKPNTSDALAEKLAEVLSDQTRLNLMSINGRKAIEEKFNLKVSTKRLVEIYENMINFKIKK, encoded by the coding sequence ATGAAAATAACCTATATAGTACCTGGTTTTGGAGGAACATTTTATTGCGGAAATTGTCTGCGCGATAGTGCATTTTCGAAAGCATTAAAAGCACAGGGACATGATTCCATTACATTGCCATTATATTTACCCCATTCAATTGAAGAATTTGCTCATCAATCAGAAGTTCCCGTTTTTTATGGAGCTGTAAATATTTATTTGAAACAGAATTTTAAGTTGTTTCGCAAAATGCCAAAATGGCTTTACAAATTCTTTAATTCTCCATTTATTTTAAAATATGCAGCAAAAAAATCAGGTTCAACTCGTGCAGAAGGTCTTGAAGAAATGACAATTTCAATGCTTAAAGGAGCCGATGGTTTTCAGACTGAAGAATTAAATCAACTAATTTATTATCTAAAACATCACGAGAAACCAGATGTTGTTCATTTGTCCAATGCCTTGTTAATGGGATTAGCTGCTAAAATTAAAGAAGAATTAAATGTTCCTGTATTTTGTTCTTTGCAGGATGAAGATGTATGGATTAATGCAATGCAAGAGCATTACAAACCCAAGCTTTGGCAGTTAATGAGTGAAAAAGCAAAAGATATTGATGCATTTATTGCTGTAAGTGATTTCTTTAAAAACATTATGCAGAAAAATATGCAGATTGAAGAAGAAAAATTACATGTGATCCATTTAGGTGTTAATCCGGAAATGTATAATGTTCATTCGCCAGCTCAGAATCCTCAGGCTATAGGGTATTTGTCAAGAATGAATGAAGAGAACGGTTTTGAAATCGTTATTGATGCTTTTATTAAAATTAAAACACAACCTGAATTATCTAATCTTAAGTTAATCTTAACTGGTGGTAAAACTTCTGATGATAATAAATTTATTCAAAAACAAATAAACAAATTAGAAAAGAATAAAGTTTTGCAATTTGTTGAGTTTGTCGATGATTTCAGAACTTCTGTATTAGATGAATTTTTCAATAAAATTACAGTTTTATCTGTTCCTGTATTAAATGGTGAGGCATTTGGATTATACCAACTTGAGTCCTTAGCATCTGGTATCCCAATTGTTCAACCCGATTTGGCTGCATTCCCCGAAATTGTTGAAATATCTAAGGCTGGTGCAATTTACAAACCTAATACTTCAGATGCCCTTGCAGAAAAACTTGCAGAAGTTTTGTCTGATCAAACTAGATTAAATCTGATGAGTATTAATGGTAGAAAAGCTATTGAAGAAAAGTTTAATTTGAAAGTTTCAACAAAGCGACTAGTTGAAATTTATGAAAATATGATTAACTTTAAAATTAAAAAGTAA
- a CDS encoding ABC transporter ATP-binding protein translates to MIIELEKIYKSYQNNTASSQIKVLDNISLKINSGDSVAIVGPSGCGKSTLLNILGTLDKPTSGIIKINNDDLSTFNDKKLAEIRNQKIGFVFQLHHLLPQLNLLENVLLPTLIIKDSKHKEAAKLRAIELLKSVGLQDKIKQYPGQLSGGECQRTAVVRALINQPEIIFADEPTGSLDQESAEQIGELLSKINKEQNVALVLVTHSFELANKMKIIYKLNNGKLIKS, encoded by the coding sequence ATGATTATTGAATTAGAAAAGATCTATAAAAGTTATCAAAACAATACTGCTTCATCGCAGATTAAGGTGCTTGATAATATTTCTTTAAAAATTAATTCTGGAGATTCTGTTGCAATTGTAGGACCTTCAGGTTGCGGTAAAAGTACTTTATTAAATATACTTGGAACATTAGATAAACCAACTTCTGGTATAATTAAGATTAATAATGATGATCTTTCTACATTTAATGACAAGAAATTAGCAGAAATACGAAATCAGAAAATTGGTTTTGTTTTTCAATTGCATCATTTGTTACCGCAACTAAATTTACTGGAGAATGTTCTTTTGCCAACTCTAATTATAAAAGATAGTAAGCATAAAGAAGCTGCTAAATTAAGAGCAATAGAATTGTTAAAATCTGTAGGATTACAAGATAAAATTAAACAATATCCGGGTCAACTTTCAGGGGGAGAATGTCAGCGCACTGCTGTTGTAAGAGCATTGATAAATCAACCTGAAATTATTTTTGCTGATGAGCCTACTGGTTCACTTGACCAGGAATCTGCTGAACAAATAGGTGAGTTGTTGTCAAAAATTAATAAAGAACAAAATGTAGCACTTGTATTGGTGACTCATTCCTTTGAATTGGCTAACAAAATGAAAATAATTTATAAATTGAATAATGGAAAACTAATAAAATCATAA
- a CDS encoding GxxExxY protein, whose translation MNIEEVFKKVLDCSFQVHTCLGPGLLESSYEECLFYELLESGLIVEKQKALPLIYKEVKLDIGYRIDLLVEKQVIVEIKSVESLADIHMAQILTYLKLSDCKLGLLVNFNVKHLKDGIKRVIR comes from the coding sequence ATGAATATTGAAGAAGTATTTAAAAAAGTTTTAGATTGTTCTTTCCAAGTTCATACATGTCTTGGTCCTGGTTTATTAGAAAGTTCTTATGAAGAATGTTTATTTTATGAATTATTAGAAAGTGGATTAATTGTGGAGAAACAAAAAGCATTGCCATTAATTTATAAGGAAGTTAAACTTGATATTGGTTATAGAATTGATTTATTAGTAGAAAAGCAAGTAATTGTTGAGATTAAATCTGTTGAATCGTTAGCTGATATTCATATGGCGCAAATACTTACTTATTTAAAACTTTCTGATTGTAAATTAGGATTATTAGTTAATTTTAATGTTAAACATTTAAAAGATGGAATAAAAAGAGTAATAAGGTAA
- a CDS encoding ABC transporter permease: MTKLNYILKSVLFFKKQHLAVFAGTIITTAVLTGALIVGDSVKASLTGIVENRLGNVQYVLQSNDRFVRAKLAEEISNKLKVQAAPIILLQGISSNPENDTRINKTQVIGIDSSFWLLSNKKMPDLNTDEAIISTNTAEKLNLKVNDELVLRVEKLSVIPINSPFSAEEIPSVSFRLKIKAIADENNLGRFSLKNNQVAPYNVFISREYLSAKLDVNGLVNVVLLTEQKNIIADTDFFNSVLSDVWNVKDAGIEINKIDEKGNCEITSDRIFIDKQISLSIINKIPTAKTILTYLVNSISLKKKSTPYSFVTAVSKNYYSKELKENEILINDWLSEDLDSKIGDTLKLMYFVIDDRQNLREDSSHFIVKGIIQTKDSLINRSLMPKFPGFATAISCVEWNTNIPIDLKKIRDKDEKYWNEYRGTPKAVISIEAGKKHWENKFGDYTSIRFNDSTFISSTKTPDQEILKEINPEDLNLSIVDVKTSGMQSASTGVDFGQLFLSLSFFVILAGIILTVMLFVLNLKARKAEIGLLISMGYRRGKILNLQVYESTITVLIGSLFGVCVGILYNYGLMLAINSVWNDIIRTSMMDVSIKPMTLLTGILSGFEISMLTIYVVTYFNLKKTAVNLINNNSISLKFVRNRNKWIQFFSVIIAFGGSLTLILYSILTSVDKNAALFLMSGGLFLVGCITLFYILIGNKNNSDKTSLNKLAFINASRNKLRSITIVILISLGVFVVVITGANKNTFVGSENENNSGTGGYTFWAETSIPLTFNLNTKNGKDKLGFSNDSILNNVNFAQFLSLNGDDASCLNLNHIQNPKIIGVNPEEFNKRKSFSFENISENVNNLNPWTELNKQYGENIIPAFADQSVITWGLLKKLGDTLTYVNESGKNLKIVLVGGLSSSIFQGNILISEKHFKENFPSIGGSKIMLVDVPKYKITVVNDLLNSYLKDYGIDITKTTERLSQFSSVTNTYLSVFMILGGLGVIIGTIGIGILLYRNLLDRKQELSMMLAIGFTKQNIFSLIFKENIYLIFIGISIGIVSSFIGILPSLISISYNMSFTFVFLLVILIFTNALIWIYFQIKKALKKNIIISLRNE, translated from the coding sequence ATGACAAAACTAAACTACATATTAAAATCAGTTCTATTCTTTAAAAAACAACATTTAGCTGTTTTCGCCGGAACAATTATTACTACTGCTGTTTTAACTGGAGCTTTAATAGTAGGCGATTCTGTAAAAGCTAGTTTAACTGGAATTGTTGAAAATCGACTTGGAAATGTGCAATATGTTCTGCAATCAAACGATAGGTTTGTAAGAGCCAAACTTGCTGAAGAAATTTCAAATAAATTAAAAGTACAGGCAGCACCAATTATATTACTTCAAGGTATTTCTTCTAATCCTGAAAATGATACAAGAATAAATAAGACTCAGGTAATAGGTATCGATTCTAGTTTTTGGTTGTTATCAAATAAAAAGATGCCTGATTTGAATACTGATGAAGCTATAATCAGCACAAATACTGCAGAAAAATTAAACTTAAAAGTTAATGATGAATTAGTTTTAAGGGTTGAGAAATTAAGCGTTATTCCAATCAATTCTCCATTTAGTGCAGAAGAAATTCCTTCAGTCTCTTTTCGCTTAAAAATAAAAGCAATTGCTGATGAAAATAACCTTGGTAGATTCAGTTTGAAAAACAATCAGGTAGCTCCTTATAATGTTTTTATTTCGCGAGAATACTTAAGTGCAAAGTTAGATGTAAATGGATTAGTGAACGTTGTTTTATTGACAGAACAGAAGAATATCATTGCTGACACAGATTTTTTTAATAGTGTGCTTTCTGATGTCTGGAATGTAAAAGATGCTGGTATCGAAATTAATAAGATAGACGAAAAAGGGAATTGTGAAATAACATCTGATAGAATATTTATTGATAAACAGATTTCGTTATCAATAATAAATAAAATTCCAACTGCTAAAACCATTTTAACGTATCTTGTTAATTCAATAAGTTTAAAGAAAAAATCGACTCCTTATTCTTTTGTGACTGCTGTTTCAAAGAATTATTATAGTAAAGAACTTAAAGAAAATGAAATTTTAATTAATGATTGGTTGTCTGAAGACTTAGATTCAAAAATTGGTGATACACTTAAATTAATGTATTTTGTTATTGATGACAGACAGAATTTAAGAGAAGATAGTAGTCACTTTATTGTAAAAGGTATTATTCAAACAAAGGACAGTCTTATTAATCGTTCATTAATGCCTAAATTTCCTGGATTTGCAACTGCAATTAGTTGTGTTGAATGGAATACTAATATCCCAATTGATCTAAAGAAAATTCGTGATAAAGATGAAAAATACTGGAATGAATACAGAGGAACTCCAAAAGCTGTAATTTCAATTGAGGCAGGAAAAAAGCATTGGGAAAATAAGTTTGGTGATTATACTTCAATTCGATTTAACGATTCAACTTTTATTTCTTCTACAAAAACTCCAGATCAGGAAATTTTAAAAGAAATTAATCCTGAAGATCTTAACCTTTCTATTGTTGATGTTAAAACCTCTGGTATGCAGTCTGCAAGTACTGGAGTTGATTTTGGTCAATTGTTTTTAAGTCTAAGTTTTTTTGTGATTCTTGCAGGAATTATTCTAACAGTAATGCTATTTGTTTTAAATCTTAAAGCACGTAAAGCTGAAATTGGATTGCTGATTAGTATGGGTTATAGAAGAGGTAAAATATTGAATCTGCAGGTATATGAGAGCACAATTACTGTATTAATAGGAAGTCTATTTGGAGTGTGTGTTGGGATTTTGTATAACTATGGTTTAATGTTAGCAATAAATTCTGTATGGAATGATATTATAAGAACTTCAATGATGGATGTCTCTATTAAACCAATGACATTGCTAACAGGTATTTTAAGTGGTTTCGAAATTTCGATGTTAACCATTTATGTTGTTACTTATTTTAATCTTAAAAAAACTGCAGTAAACCTGATTAATAATAATTCTATATCATTGAAATTTGTTAGAAATAGAAATAAATGGATACAGTTTTTTTCTGTTATTATTGCATTTGGTGGATCATTAACTTTAATATTATATTCGATATTAACCTCTGTAGATAAAAATGCTGCTTTGTTTCTGATGTCTGGTGGATTGTTTTTGGTTGGATGTATTACTTTATTTTATATTTTAATTGGAAATAAGAATAATTCAGATAAAACAAGTTTAAATAAACTTGCATTTATTAATGCTTCTAGAAATAAGTTAAGGAGTATAACAATTGTTATATTAATTTCATTGGGTGTTTTTGTAGTTGTAATTACTGGAGCAAATAAAAATACATTTGTAGGAAGCGAAAATGAAAATAACTCTGGTACCGGTGGCTATACTTTTTGGGCAGAAACAAGTATTCCGTTAACCTTTAATTTAAATACTAAAAATGGAAAAGACAAATTGGGTTTCTCAAATGATAGTATTTTGAATAATGTTAATTTTGCACAGTTTCTTTCATTAAATGGTGACGATGCAAGTTGTCTTAATTTAAATCACATTCAGAATCCAAAAATAATTGGTGTAAATCCCGAAGAATTTAATAAACGTAAATCTTTCTCATTTGAGAATATTTCAGAAAATGTAAATAATTTAAATCCTTGGACAGAATTAAATAAACAATACGGCGAAAATATAATCCCTGCATTTGCCGATCAATCAGTTATTACATGGGGTTTATTAAAGAAACTTGGAGATACTCTGACTTATGTTAATGAATCTGGAAAAAATCTGAAAATAGTATTAGTTGGTGGTTTGAGTTCCTCTATATTTCAGGGAAATATTTTGATTTCTGAAAAACATTTTAAAGAAAATTTCCCTTCAATAGGTGGTTCTAAAATAATGCTTGTAGATGTTCCGAAATATAAAATTACAGTCGTAAATGATTTATTAAATAGTTATTTAAAAGATTATGGAATAGATATTACAAAAACAACAGAACGCTTAAGTCAGTTTAGCTCCGTAACGAATACATATTTATCGGTTTTTATGATTTTAGGAGGGTTAGGTGTAATAATCGGAACCATTGGAATAGGAATATTATTATACCGAAATCTACTTGATAGAAAACAGGAATTATCCATGATGTTGGCTATAGGCTTTACAAAACAGAATATTTTTTCTTTGATTTTTAAAGAGAATATTTATTTAATATTTATTGGAATTTCAATAGGAATTGTATCCTCATTTATTGGAATTTTGCCTTCATTAATTTCAATATCCTATAACATGTCTTTTACTTTTGTTTTTTTACTTGTTATTCTGATATTTACTAATGCATTAATTTGGATTTATTTTCAAATTAAAAAGGCTTTAAAGAAAAATATAATAATTTCATTACGAAATGAATAA
- a CDS encoding NAD(P)-binding protein, with the protein MINLKIDNITIHVQDGISVLKAAETTGIKIPTMCFNESVPNHASCMVCAVKNNISGEFIPSCEMKVQEGMDIICNSQEVFEFRKDALELLLSDHVGDCEAPCRISCPAFMDIPKMNRLIAQGEFLKALQVVKEEIALPLILGYICSAPCENACRRNQIEGAVSICQLKKFVAIKDSENGKYYLPEKLFTSNNRVGIIGTGMAGLSAAYHLLRYGYSCTLFDKNESAGGKLLNISETELPKLVLETEIEILKQFGAEFKLNSLVTIDQISNDFDAIIIATGENSNVQQLEINEDAYTTNISGVFAAGSVIKPIKMAVKVVANGKAVANSVHCYLSGIALKKQKRQFNSRFGKLNESEIAEYLKESMLGNRNEPVNGKLAGFNNEVAIAEASRCLRCDCRKAESCKLRILSDKYEADQQKFKSRERKSIRKLFQHEVLVYESEKCIKCGLCVEITKRNKDIVGLSYVGRGFDIQINIPFNKSLDEAIKNSALECILNCPTGAISNYKGER; encoded by the coding sequence ATGATAAATCTTAAAATTGATAATATTACAATTCATGTTCAAGATGGAATTTCAGTTTTGAAAGCTGCAGAAACTACTGGAATTAAAATTCCTACAATGTGCTTTAATGAGTCAGTTCCTAATCATGCATCATGTATGGTTTGTGCTGTTAAGAATAATATTTCTGGAGAGTTTATTCCATCTTGCGAAATGAAAGTGCAGGAGGGAATGGATATAATTTGTAATTCACAAGAAGTTTTTGAATTTAGGAAAGATGCTTTGGAGTTGCTTTTAAGTGATCATGTGGGCGATTGTGAAGCACCGTGCAGAATTAGTTGTCCTGCTTTTATGGATATTCCTAAAATGAATAGGTTAATTGCTCAAGGTGAATTTTTAAAAGCACTTCAAGTTGTAAAAGAAGAAATAGCGTTGCCCTTAATTCTTGGCTATATTTGTTCAGCACCATGCGAAAATGCATGCAGGAGAAACCAAATTGAAGGTGCTGTCTCTATTTGTCAGTTAAAGAAATTTGTTGCAATTAAAGATAGTGAGAATGGTAAGTATTACTTGCCTGAAAAACTTTTTACTTCAAATAACAGAGTAGGAATTATTGGTACTGGAATGGCAGGGTTATCTGCTGCTTATCATTTGTTAAGATATGGATATTCGTGTACTTTGTTTGATAAAAATGAAAGTGCAGGAGGAAAATTATTAAATATATCTGAAACAGAATTACCTAAACTTGTTCTGGAAACAGAGATTGAAATTTTAAAACAATTTGGTGCAGAGTTTAAATTAAATTCGCTTGTAACAATTGATCAAATAAGCAATGATTTTGATGCTATAATAATTGCTACTGGTGAAAATTCTAATGTTCAGCAATTGGAAATAAATGAAGATGCTTATACAACAAACATTTCTGGAGTATTTGCAGCTGGTTCAGTAATTAAGCCAATTAAGATGGCTGTTAAGGTTGTCGCAAATGGAAAAGCAGTAGCTAATTCTGTACATTGTTATTTATCAGGAATTGCATTAAAAAAACAAAAAAGACAATTTAATTCAAGATTTGGAAAGCTTAATGAATCAGAGATTGCTGAATATCTTAAAGAATCAATGTTGGGTAACCGGAATGAACCCGTGAATGGTAAACTTGCCGGTTTTAATAATGAGGTAGCAATAGCTGAAGCATCACGCTGTTTAAGATGTGATTGTCGAAAAGCTGAAAGCTGTAAACTAAGAATTTTGTCTGATAAATACGAAGCAGATCAGCAAAAATTTAAATCACGAGAAAGAAAAAGTATTAGAAAATTGTTTCAGCATGAGGTTTTAGTTTATGAGTCTGAAAAATGTATTAAATGTGGTTTATGCGTTGAAATAACAAAGAGAAATAAAGACATTGTAGGATTGTCATATGTTGGACGTGGTTTTGATATTCAGATTAATATTCCATTTAACAAATCATTAGATGAGGCCATAAAAAATTCTGCGTTGGAGTGTATCTTAAATTGTCCCACTGGTGCAATTTCTAATTATAAAGGAGAAAGATGA
- a CDS encoding PQQ-binding-like beta-propeller repeat protein, whose amino-acid sequence MKNLIFVVFIVFLYSCSETIEKVETPELAQWRGDNRDGNYNEKDLLKLWPANGPVMVWCYDSIGSGYGSPAITSDMIFVNGAVDSIGYLFSFNLSGKLLWKSAYGKEWMVNFEGSRSTPTVSGKLVYVCSGLGEIVCFDKDNGTKIWSKNMISDFHGKNIDFGFSESLLIDDSTLFATPGGKDTNIVAIDRFNGTIKWISKAKSLKSAYCSPILINLPVRKIMVTFTENEFVGIDCSDGKLLWSQKQDTFCLIHGNTPVYEDGFIYYSAGCGNGTVKLKLSDDGSTIKEIWKNTHLINYFSGVIKFKNKIYGASEDKNKWVSIDATSGKLLDSLDFKKGVTIYADSMLYCYNEKGQFGLVDPNGEKMQLVSSFKIIKGSGEHFSHPVIKDGILYVRHGKSLMAYKIKK is encoded by the coding sequence ATGAAGAATTTAATTTTTGTAGTATTTATTGTGTTTCTATACTCTTGTTCAGAAACTATTGAAAAAGTAGAAACTCCTGAATTAGCCCAGTGGCGAGGCGATAACCGTGATGGGAATTACAACGAAAAAGATTTGTTGAAATTATGGCCTGCAAATGGTCCTGTAATGGTTTGGTGTTATGATAGTATTGGAAGTGGATATGGTTCTCCTGCAATAACATCAGATATGATATTTGTAAATGGAGCGGTTGATAGTATTGGCTATTTATTTTCATTCAATTTAAGTGGAAAGCTTCTTTGGAAATCAGCATATGGAAAAGAATGGATGGTCAATTTTGAAGGTTCTCGATCTACCCCAACAGTTTCAGGTAAATTAGTTTATGTATGTTCAGGATTAGGTGAGATTGTATGTTTTGACAAAGATAATGGAACAAAAATCTGGTCGAAAAATATGATTTCCGATTTTCATGGAAAAAATATAGATTTTGGTTTTTCCGAATCTTTGTTAATCGATGATAGTACATTGTTTGCAACACCTGGTGGAAAGGATACTAATATAGTTGCTATTGATAGGTTTAATGGTACAATAAAATGGATTTCTAAAGCGAAAAGTTTAAAAAGTGCATATTGTTCGCCAATATTAATAAATCTTCCGGTTCGAAAAATAATGGTAACATTCACCGAAAATGAATTTGTTGGAATAGATTGTAGTGATGGAAAATTATTATGGTCTCAAAAACAGGATACATTTTGTCTTATTCATGGAAATACACCGGTTTATGAGGATGGGTTTATTTATTATTCTGCAGGATGTGGGAATGGAACTGTTAAGCTTAAATTATCTGATGATGGAAGTACAATTAAAGAAATTTGGAAAAATACTCATCTTATTAATTATTTCAGTGGTGTTATAAAATTTAAAAATAAAATATATGGTGCATCTGAAGATAAAAACAAATGGGTATCTATAGATGCAACCAGTGGAAAGTTGCTTGATTCACTTGATTTTAAAAAAGGAGTAACAATTTATGCTGATAGCATGTTATATTGTTATAATGAAAAAGGTCAGTTTGGCTTAGTTGATCCAAATGGTGAAAAGATGCAGTTGGTAAGTTCTTTCAAAATAATTAAAGGTTCAGGGGAGCATTTTTCGCACCCTGTAATTAAAGATGGAATTTTGTATGTTAGACATGGTAAATCTTTAATGGCATATAAAATTAAAAAATAA
- the tnpA gene encoding IS200/IS605 family transposase, which yields MKPGVYTQLYTQLVFAVKYRECLLTESIRNEVFSNMSDLLTNKKHKTIIINGYLDHVHVFLSINPTVSISDVVSDLKRSSSLFINDKKLVKGKFQWQEGYGAFSYSKSHVENVYNYILNQKEHHQKRPFREEYLDLLKKFDVVYDDRFLFEFFDNV from the coding sequence ATGAAACCTGGAGTTTATACACAGTTATATACACAACTTGTTTTTGCTGTAAAATACAGAGAATGTTTGTTGACTGAATCTATCAGAAATGAAGTGTTCAGTAATATGAGTGATTTGTTAACAAATAAAAAACATAAAACTATTATAATTAATGGGTATTTAGATCATGTACATGTTTTTTTAAGTATTAACCCAACAGTTTCAATTTCAGATGTTGTATCAGATCTGAAAAGAAGTAGTTCACTTTTTATTAATGATAAAAAACTGGTTAAAGGAAAATTTCAATGGCAGGAAGGTTATGGTGCTTTTTCTTATAGTAAATCTCATGTTGAAAACGTTTATAATTACATTTTAAATCAGAAAGAGCATCATCAAAAAAGACCATTTAGAGAGGAGTATTTGGATTTACTTAAAAAATTTGATGTAGTTTACGATGATAGATTTTTATTTGAGTTCTTTGATAATGTCTAA
- a CDS encoding PQQ-binding-like beta-propeller repeat protein, producing MIFFKNILLLIILAISINVFAQDCWSSFRGNQNLTGYTNVTLLKSYKLLCTYKTEDKIKSAPIFCNDNIYVGSNDGYLYSISKAGKLNWKFKAGTSIEAAPLLLDNTIYVGSLEGYLYALDSKTGKLKWKYKTDGQISGASNWVLGSDKKQKRILTGSYDYNLHCVNSSTGKVVWKFESENYINGSAAISKNMAAFGGCDGFLHLIDVNSGKEISKININNYIASSVAIDGNRAYFGNYDGEFFCIDITTKKQVWKFEGGGTFTSSPSIYDKYVVITSQDKKVYCLNKADGKILWNFPTLQKIEGSPVITQNSVVVASGDGRLYILDLKTGKKLWSYEIGSPVYSTPAVTNNFIIVGADDGKVYVFGK from the coding sequence ATGATTTTTTTTAAAAACATATTACTTCTTATAATACTTGCAATTTCTATAAATGTATTTGCTCAGGATTGCTGGTCTTCATTTCGTGGAAATCAAAACTTGACTGGTTATACAAATGTGACTTTATTGAAATCATACAAATTGCTATGTACATACAAAACTGAGGATAAAATAAAATCAGCACCAATATTTTGTAATGATAATATTTATGTTGGTTCCAATGATGGTTATTTGTATTCAATTTCAAAAGCAGGTAAACTAAATTGGAAATTTAAAGCAGGTACCTCTATTGAAGCTGCACCGTTATTGCTTGATAATACTATTTATGTTGGGTCTTTGGAAGGTTATTTATATGCCTTGGATTCGAAAACCGGAAAATTAAAATGGAAGTATAAAACTGACGGACAAATTTCTGGTGCATCAAATTGGGTGTTAGGGTCAGATAAAAAGCAAAAAAGAATTTTGACCGGAAGTTACGATTATAATTTGCACTGTGTTAATTCATCTACTGGAAAAGTTGTCTGGAAATTTGAATCAGAAAATTATATAAATGGATCTGCTGCTATTTCTAAGAATATGGCTGCTTTTGGCGGTTGTGATGGTTTTTTGCATTTAATTGATGTGAACTCAGGAAAAGAAATATCAAAAATTAATATCAATAATTATATAGCTTCGTCAGTTGCTATTGATGGAAATCGTGCTTATTTCGGTAATTACGATGGAGAATTTTTCTGTATTGATATAACAACAAAAAAACAGGTATGGAAATTTGAAGGAGGCGGTACTTTTACTTCTTCACCATCTATTTATGATAAGTATGTTGTTATAACTTCCCAAGATAAAAAAGTTTATTGTCTGAATAAAGCAGATGGAAAAATATTGTGGAATTTTCCAACTCTTCAAAAAATTGAGGGTTCGCCTGTTATAACACAAAACTCTGTAGTTGTGGCATCAGGTGATGGTAGACTTTATATTTTGGATTTAAAAACGGGTAAAAAATTATGGTCGTATGAAATTGGGAGTCCGGTTTATTCCACTCCTGCTGTAACAAATAACTTTATAATTGTTGGTGCCGATGATGGAAAAGTTTATGTTTTTGGGAAGTAA